A portion of the Pseudomonas sp. GR 6-02 genome contains these proteins:
- a CDS encoding quinoprotein dehydrogenase-associated SoxYZ-like carrier, which produces MNWRARWLLACWLPLAAQAVEVDPVPSVMWAFYHKQMLGDAPFVFDERVKLLAPPFAEDARQVPLEIDARAFKGEVVRILAWAELNPLPKIVDFEPLTGVLPWLSIRIRVEQATPLRAAVLTRDGLWHVGSTLIDAAGGGCTAPSVVRTQPGWEEHIGEVLGGRYPRGEFSRVRLQVAHPMDNGMVSGIPEFFLNQAELRDSDNRVLARLELFPAVSENPNLAFDIEGAGQTRLILRDNSGNQFDAAIP; this is translated from the coding sequence ATGAACTGGCGCGCGCGTTGGCTGTTGGCCTGCTGGTTGCCCTTGGCCGCGCAGGCGGTTGAGGTCGATCCGGTGCCGTCGGTGATGTGGGCGTTCTATCACAAGCAGATGCTTGGCGACGCACCGTTCGTGTTCGACGAGCGGGTCAAGCTGCTGGCACCGCCGTTCGCCGAAGACGCCCGGCAAGTGCCGTTGGAAATCGACGCTCGGGCGTTCAAGGGCGAAGTGGTGCGAATCCTTGCCTGGGCCGAACTCAACCCGCTGCCGAAAATCGTCGACTTCGAGCCTTTGACCGGTGTGCTGCCCTGGCTGTCGATCCGCATCCGCGTTGAACAGGCCACGCCATTGCGCGCGGCGGTGTTGACTCGCGACGGACTGTGGCACGTCGGTTCGACCCTGATCGACGCGGCCGGCGGCGGTTGCACGGCGCCGAGCGTGGTGCGCACCCAGCCGGGCTGGGAAGAACACATCGGTGAAGTGCTCGGCGGTCGTTATCCCCGTGGTGAGTTCAGTCGCGTGCGTTTGCAGGTGGCGCATCCGATGGACAACGGCATGGTCAGCGGCATCCCGGAATTTTTCCTCAACCAGGCCGAGCTGCGGGACTCAGACAACCGGGTACTGGCGCGTCTGGAGCTGTTCCCGGCGGTCAGCGAGAACCCCAACCTGGCTTTCGACATCGAAGGTGCGGGGCAGACGCGCCTGATACTGCGCGACAACAGCGGCAATCAATTCGATGCGGCCATACCCTGA
- a CDS encoding substrate-binding periplasmic protein: MRLLAVLISAVWLCCQAAQAQVRTYDEMIAAAELKVAVYKDFAPYSFEDAGQPRGVDVELAQALAKAMGVRLKLIWAPAGEKLDDDLRDYIWRASQLHNQQLADLMMRVPYDRDYSQKRNELGELENGHVVMFGPYQTEQWQVAYDRRRLDSVASVAVFQQHPIGVEVDSVPSFYLTSVFNGMLAAKTHHYPSVPQAFAAMKAGEVDAVMAMRGEIDWQVHQAADPQVALAENAYPNMGKQRWEIGMAVHESNRQLAYAVEEALETLIREGTLKSIYAHYGLRYDVPEMYQQ; this comes from the coding sequence ATGCGCCTGCTCGCGGTGTTGATCAGCGCTGTGTGGTTGTGCTGCCAGGCAGCGCAGGCACAGGTCCGGACCTATGACGAAATGATCGCCGCCGCCGAGCTGAAAGTCGCGGTCTACAAGGACTTCGCGCCCTACAGTTTCGAGGACGCCGGCCAGCCTCGCGGAGTCGATGTCGAACTCGCCCAGGCCTTGGCCAAGGCCATGGGGGTACGCCTGAAACTGATCTGGGCACCCGCCGGGGAGAAGCTCGACGACGACCTGCGCGATTACATCTGGCGGGCCAGTCAGCTGCACAATCAGCAACTGGCCGACCTGATGATGCGCGTCCCCTACGACCGCGATTACTCACAGAAACGCAATGAGCTGGGCGAACTGGAGAACGGCCATGTGGTGATGTTCGGGCCGTACCAGACCGAACAATGGCAGGTGGCGTATGACCGTCGTCGGCTGGACTCGGTGGCCAGCGTCGCGGTGTTCCAGCAGCACCCGATTGGCGTCGAAGTCGACAGTGTGCCCTCGTTTTACCTGACCTCGGTGTTCAACGGCATGCTCGCCGCCAAGACCCATCATTACCCCAGCGTGCCCCAGGCGTTTGCCGCGATGAAGGCCGGTGAAGTCGACGCGGTGATGGCGATGCGCGGCGAGATCGACTGGCAGGTGCATCAGGCCGCCGACCCGCAAGTGGCGCTGGCGGAAAACGCCTACCCGAACATGGGCAAGCAACGCTGGGAGATCGGCATGGCGGTGCATGAAAGCAACCGGCAACTGGCCTATGCCGTGGAAGAGGCGTTGGAAACGTTGATTCGCGAGGGCACGCTCAAAAGCATTTATGCCCATTACGGCCTGCGCTATGACGTGCCCGAGATGTATCAACAATGA
- a CDS encoding ABC transporter substrate-binding protein — translation MRQLAPYALIYLLAIACAAGLATQSQAADAPLQVRIGYLGYRPDPGPLLSNVIPEPTDAGLRGAELAIIDSNSTGHFLNQRYELVSANVDNPDALLEAAKAQHEQGLRLFVVNAPAENLRRLSAMLPDSLLFNAGSPDDSLRTTDCLPNVLHSLPSRAMLADALAQFLVLRKWQRALLIVGPTADDQAYAAALRRAAKRFGLQLVAEKAWSFDNDQRRSAQADMPLFTQTTEYDVVLVADERGDFGEYVPYQTWYPRPVAGTQGLTPVGWHKTVETYGAAQLQKRFEALAGRWMNDRDFAAWMAVRSIASAVGKLRQADAMAIRTLEISEQLPLDGFKGRKLSYRPWNGQLRQPIPIVQPRALVSTSPQDGFLHPFNEMDSLGYDKAEVSCRFP, via the coding sequence ATGCGCCAGCTCGCCCCTTATGCCTTGATCTACCTGCTGGCGATTGCCTGCGCCGCCGGGCTGGCGACCCAGAGTCAGGCGGCGGATGCGCCGTTGCAGGTGCGGATCGGCTACCTGGGGTATCGCCCCGATCCTGGGCCATTGCTGTCGAACGTTATTCCTGAACCGACCGATGCCGGCCTGCGGGGCGCTGAACTGGCAATCATCGACAGCAACAGCACCGGGCACTTTCTCAACCAGCGCTACGAGTTGGTCAGCGCCAATGTCGACAACCCCGACGCCTTGCTCGAAGCCGCCAAAGCCCAACACGAACAAGGCCTGCGGCTGTTTGTGGTGAATGCTCCGGCGGAAAACCTGCGCCGACTCAGCGCCATGCTCCCCGACAGCCTGCTGTTCAATGCCGGCAGCCCCGATGACAGCCTGCGCACTACCGATTGCCTGCCGAACGTGCTGCACAGCCTGCCAAGCCGGGCGATGCTGGCCGATGCGCTGGCGCAATTTCTGGTGCTGCGCAAATGGCAACGGGCGCTGCTGATCGTCGGCCCCACCGCCGACGATCAAGCCTATGCCGCCGCCCTGCGCCGGGCGGCAAAACGCTTCGGCCTGCAACTGGTGGCGGAGAAAGCCTGGAGCTTCGATAACGATCAACGGCGCAGCGCCCAGGCCGACATGCCGTTGTTCACCCAAACCACCGAGTACGACGTGGTGCTGGTCGCCGATGAACGCGGTGACTTCGGCGAGTACGTGCCCTACCAGACCTGGTACCCACGGCCGGTCGCCGGCACCCAGGGCCTGACCCCGGTGGGCTGGCACAAGACCGTGGAAACCTACGGTGCCGCCCAGTTGCAAAAACGCTTCGAAGCCCTGGCCGGACGCTGGATGAACGATCGGGATTTCGCCGCGTGGATGGCGGTGCGCAGCATTGCCAGCGCGGTGGGCAAACTGCGTCAGGCCGATGCCATGGCGATTCGGACGCTTGAAATCAGCGAGCAATTGCCGCTGGACGGCTTCAAGGGTCGCAAGCTCAGTTATCGGCCATGGAACGGTCAGTTGCGCCAGCCGATCCCCATCGTGCAACCCAGGGCGCTGGTCAGTACGTCGCCGCAAGACGGCTTCCTGCACCCCTTCAACGAAATGGACAGCCTGGGTTACGACAAAGCCGAGGTCAGTTGCCGCTTTCCCTGA
- the pedF gene encoding cytochrome c-550 PedF, producing the protein MTTKRNALLVAGLLAGFISAGSVWAHGNVVPQAVETKGLTPIKDAGVQVDADGWAAVNPYRSSPEHDKALEIGSSAYNQNCAACHGLEAKSGGIAPDLRKLDVAEAGDEWFVERVRHGAVRDGRVYMPKMADYLSQEALWAVRTYLDSVHVEE; encoded by the coding sequence ATGACAACAAAACGCAACGCCTTGCTCGTTGCCGGACTGCTGGCCGGCTTCATCAGCGCAGGTTCCGTCTGGGCTCACGGCAACGTGGTACCCCAGGCCGTCGAAACCAAGGGACTGACCCCGATCAAGGATGCCGGTGTGCAGGTCGATGCCGATGGTTGGGCGGCGGTGAACCCGTATCGTTCCTCTCCGGAGCACGATAAAGCGTTGGAGATCGGCTCTTCGGCCTACAACCAGAACTGCGCGGCCTGTCATGGCCTGGAAGCCAAGTCCGGCGGCATCGCCCCTGACTTGCGCAAGCTCGACGTCGCCGAAGCCGGTGACGAGTGGTTCGTCGAACGGGTGCGCCATGGCGCCGTGCGTGATGGCCGAGTGTACATGCCGAAGATGGCTGACTATTTGAGTCAGGAAGCCTTGTGGGCGGTACGCACCTACCTGGACAGCGTGCACGTCGAGGAGTGA
- a CDS encoding quinoprotein relay system zinc metallohydrolase 1, with product MRWMLLLFICVSLPTLADPDYALKPRQIAEDTWLLEGSTDNFAKNNGGNIVNTAFIVTGQGVVVIDTGPSKRYGEALRKAIATTTDKPVIQVLLTHHHPDHVLGNQAFVDVPIAALAGTTELLHQQGDAMAENMYRLVGDWMRGTEVVLPTQTLTPGVQSFGNHDLRLLSLGGHTGADLAILDQKTGVLFAGDLVFYQRALTTPNSPGLSVWLADLATLQGLPWTLIVPGHGPVATDSKPFEQMRDYLSWLDQLMRDGAANGSDMAEMIRSPIPERFAGINLSRYELIRSVSHLYPRYERAQMTRVDSGKDQ from the coding sequence ATGCGCTGGATGCTGTTGTTGTTCATCTGTGTGAGCCTGCCGACCCTGGCCGATCCCGATTACGCACTCAAGCCCCGACAGATTGCCGAAGACACCTGGCTGCTTGAGGGCAGCACCGATAACTTCGCCAAGAACAACGGCGGCAACATCGTCAACACCGCGTTCATCGTCACCGGGCAAGGGGTGGTGGTGATCGACACCGGGCCATCGAAGCGCTACGGCGAGGCCCTGCGCAAAGCGATTGCCACAACCACCGATAAACCGGTGATCCAGGTGTTGCTGACCCATCACCATCCCGACCATGTGCTGGGCAATCAGGCCTTCGTCGACGTGCCGATTGCTGCACTGGCCGGCACCACCGAGCTGTTGCATCAACAGGGTGATGCGATGGCCGAGAACATGTATCGACTGGTGGGTGACTGGATGCGCGGCACCGAAGTGGTGTTGCCGACGCAGACGCTGACGCCAGGTGTGCAAAGTTTTGGGAACCACGATTTGCGGCTGCTGAGTCTGGGTGGGCACACCGGCGCGGATCTGGCTATTCTCGACCAGAAAACCGGCGTGCTGTTTGCCGGGGATCTGGTGTTTTATCAACGGGCCCTGACCACGCCGAACAGCCCGGGGTTGTCGGTGTGGCTGGCGGATCTCGCCACGCTTCAGGGATTGCCGTGGACGCTGATTGTGCCCGGGCATGGGCCCGTGGCAACGGACAGCAAACCGTTCGAGCAGATGCGCGATTACCTCTCCTGGCTCGATCAACTCATGCGCGACGGTGCGGCGAACGGCAGCGACATGGCCGAGATGATCCGCAGCCCCATTCCTGAACGGTTCGCCGGGATCAACCTGAGCCGTTATGAGCTGATCCGCAGCGTCAGCCATTTGTACCCGCGCTATGAGCGCGCGCAGATGACGCGGGTGGATTCCGGCAAGGATCAGTAG